The window AAGAAGACCAAGACTCAGATCTAGGGCGGAGCTCAACTGCCAGTCGTCAGCGAAATCAGCCACCCATGGCAGAGGGAGCGCCGCGAAAACCTCATAGAGCGTCAAACCACTTTTTCCCTCTCGAAATGAGCCTGCTATCCTCGCCCCATAATCGGCCGCCCTAAAACTGAAATCCGGCTTTTCTGCCCCATACGATTTTGCCTCAACATTCTGTAATGATATAAAGAACACCAGCGCACACAGGATCGCACTCCTTGCTCTATTCATCATTTTCCCCCGCCTTTATTCTGTTTTTAATGGTTTATGCTTCCTGTGATTTCAGCAATCCCTTACAATTAATTGCACTCACGAACCAGATCCTGCTTGTTTGCCACCCCGGCCGTTGTTAATTTTTGGAATACTTTATTATTTGATACTCTCACAACTGATAACCATGATGGCCCGCAATGTTGCCAGAACCAGGTACAACATCAGAACCTGATTAAGGAGAATGTATGTTCCGGTCATTTCTACTTGCAGTGAGTTTAAGCATGGGCTGGATGCTTTCACCGGATGTCCAGGTACGACTCGGCAACGGCATGGGCCTCAATCGCTCACTTTTTCTTGCCGCACTCGCCGCTTCGACACTTCTTTCCGCGCTTGTAGTTTCGATTATCAGACACCCTAAGCTCGCTGTCGAAGGAAGGCATACCCAGACAGGCCTGCTCGTGCAGGGGCTCGGCAAAGTACCTGCTGCCTCACTCATTCTCTGCGCAAGAATAAGTTGTGTTCTTGTTCTCCCCACCGGGCTGCTCGTTGCCGCCGGCTTTGCCTTCAATGAAATCTTTGTCTACTGGTTCCCGAATTTTGGTTTTGCCTTTTTGCTGCTGGCCCTGATCGTCGCCCTGCAGGTGAGCGGCGAAAGATTCGCCGGCTATGCTCAGGTGTTTTTTGCTATCGTCATGTTGGGTTCAATGATTCTGCTCTGCCTGGCAGGAATCAGCGGACCTGTCAGCACCAACCCTGTTTCTGTCGATATTGGTTTCTCACTTTCCCTGCCGACAATGGTAGGGAGCCTGCTGCTGTTCCTCGGTTATGACTTTGTGCTCCCCCGCAATACAATGGCTGACCAAAACAAGGAACTGCTCCCGGCCATGATTCCGGCTACAGGAGCCCTGTTTGGCGCTCTACTGCTCTTTCTCTTCTGGTCCATGTTGATGTTTCAATATGTAGCCTCAGACCATCTTGCAAACACGACAATTCCCCACCTGATTACCGCCCGGGCAATATGGGGAGATACCGGGCGCTATCTTATTGGTATCGCCATCATCAGCGGTGTATGCGCTGCAGTAAATGCACTTTTCAGCATGGCATTGAAAAGTTTTTCAGGTCTTGCCAGACGCCACCTGCTTCCCGGCCACCCACCCGGCAGGCTGAAGAGAAAACGTTTCGTATTCCTCTTTGCACTCATCATCGGTACGATGATGTTGGGTGGCCTTGCCGGATACCAGATCCTTGAAGCATATATTCAGACAGCTCTGCTGCTTTGGCTGGCCATGGTTGGAGCAGAGTGCATAGCGGCAGGAATAATGCTGAAAAGGCTCAACAACTACAGATACCGGCAAGGGTATATTCTCGGTGCGATTTTAATCCTGGCCGCAATGTACCTTATGCTTTCCTACCAATACGCTTTCACTTCCATTCGGGTAACCCTCGTGGCCTTTATTGTCACTGCAGGTGCTTCCGCTCTCTGGAACATTATAAAACCTGTGGCTGAGGTCACCCCCCCACAAAAAGACAAATCTAACACGACAGGAGGTTCTCAATGAAACGTCTGACAACACTTCTCTTTGCCGCACTGGCGGCCATACTGCTGGCCCTCACCCCGGCTGTAGGTGGAGAGGTCAAGTTTATGGAAATTGACGAACTCAAGCAAATGATCGGCTCCGATGACGTAGTCGTTCTCGATGTTCGGGCCGGCAGGGACTGGAGCACCAGTGAATTTAAGATTCAGGGCGCCATGCGAGCCGACGGTGCCGATTTTGACAGCTGGGCCAACACCTACCCTAAAGAGAAAAAGCTTGTTCTCTACTGTGCTTGACCCAATGAGGCCACAAGTGCCAGTTTGGCACAAAAACTGATAGATAACGGTTATACAGAAGTCTATGCCTTAAAGGGCGGATGGAAAAGCTGGTACCGCAGCCAATACCCGGTTGAACCGAGATAACTTGAATCCCACCACCCCAGGCAGCCGATGCCCGAACTGATGAAAACTTCAAGTGAGTATCGGCTGCCTGAACCGATGAGAGCCTGCTGCTCGTCAGGTAAAAGCATAATAGCGCAGATAAACATATATCATCGCGATAAAGACGGTCACAATGGTTACAGGAACACCATAGGCCATAAAACGTAGAAAGCTGATCTTCTGACCAGCTCTTCCCGCCATCTCCACAATTATCACATTAGCGGATGCACCTATCGGTGAGCCGTTACCGCCCAGACAGGAACCAAGTGCAAGAGACCACCAGATCGGCATAAGTTCCGGATGCTGCAGCAGCGCTATTCCGCTTTCCTCAGGCCAGAGTTCTCCTGCCATATCAATCACCAAAGGATTCATGGTCGCCACATAGGGAATATTATCTATCACTGCCGACGCTATCGCCGAAAACCA of the Desulfosediminicola ganghwensis genome contains:
- a CDS encoding rhodanese-related (seleno)protein, with protein sequence MKRLTTLLFAALAAILLALTPAVGGEVKFMEIDELKQMIGSDDVVVLDVRAGRDWSTSEFKIQGAMRADGADFDSWANTYPKEKKLVLYCAUPNEATSASLAQKLIDNGYTEVYALKGGWKSWYRSQYPVEPR